GCATTTTTTACTCTAGTTGCAACGCATGGATTACATATTACAGCTGGCTTGTTGTGGATGGTTTTTGTTGTAGTGCAACTTTTACGTAAAGGGATTATTTGCGTTACTTTTAAGAGGCTTACCTGTTTGAGCATGTTCTGGCACTTTTTAGATGTCGTATGGATTTTTATCTTTACTATTGTGTACCTAATGGGAGCTATATGAATCAAGAAACAGGGGCTTTCAAAGCTTATTTGACGGGGTTCTTACTATCTATTTTATTGACTTTAGCAGCTTATTTCATGGTAGTAGAGCAGGTGTTTAATAGCAGAGTGTTAGTTTTTACTATTATTGGGCTAGGCATTATACAAATGTTTATTCAATTACTATTTTTTCTGCACTTAGGTCAAGAACCTAAGCCTTATTGGAACTGCCAGCTTTTTATCTTTATGTTAACCATACTAATAATTCTAGTAATAGGCTCGCTCTGGATTATGGAAAATTTAAGGTATAATGTGATGCCAAATATGTAAGAGGAGTGAAAGATGATTAAAACGTATTTTATGCTTACTAAACCTGGAATTATATTTGGTAATGCAATAACTGCAGCAGGCGGGTTTATTCTTGCCTCAAAAGCTCAGATTGATCCTTGGTTATTTTTAGCAACTCTTATGGGCTTATCGCTGCTTATTGCATCGGCTTGTGTCTTTAATAATTATATTGATCGCAACATAGATAAAATGATGCAAAGAACTAAAAACCGAGCTTTAGTAAGAGGGACAATCTCTCTAAAAAAGGCTATTATATTTGCGATTTTTCTTGGATTATTTGGTGTTTTGCTTTTAATGCTATATACCAATCTCTTAACGGCAATCATTGCTCTAACTGGTTTTTTTATTTATGTGATTTTGTATAGCTTATCAAAATACCGTTCTTCTTATGCAACTGTTATAGGAAGTATTTCAGGGGGCATACCACCAGTTGTTGGTTATTGTGCTGTAATTAATCGTTTGGATATGGGAGCTTTCCTGTTATTTATGATTGTAGCCCTTTGGCAAATGCCGCATTTCTTTGCAATTGCTATGTATCGGATCGATGATTATATTGCTGCATCAATCCCAGTTTTGCCCGTTAAAAAGGGTATATATACTACCAAGGTACATATGCTGCTTTATATCATCGCCTTTCTTATCCCTGTATGCATGCTAACGATATTAGGTTATACAGGGTATGCATATTTGATAGTTATAGGTTTACTTGGTCTTAGTTGGCTTTTATTATGCATAAAGGGTTTTAAAGACACTAATGATAGGCTCTTTGGGCGCCAAATGTTTCGTTTTTCGCTTGTAGTCATTATGATGCTGTGTATCATGATTTCGATTAGCATAGCGTAAGGGTTTTATGCTTGGATTTCAAAAAGAAACCAAGTTCTTCTTTCTGCTTCATCTATGAATACTTCTAAGATACTAGCTGTTGCAACGTCTTCGTGATCAGCACAAATTTGATGTGTAGATCGCATGTAAGCTGCGTAGTTTTTGTTGTCGTGCATGAGATGTTGAATCATTTTTTTTGGCTCTAATATAATTTCGTCATCTTTAATGTTTTGTAAACGACTAATATGATTTATCGAACATATTGTTGTTCCACCTAATTTGCGAACACGTTCTGCTAAAACATCAATCATGGCAAAAATTTGTTCTGCTTGCTCATCCAATAAAAGATGATAATCGCGAAAATGATTACCTGACATATGCCAATGGAAGCTTTTTGTCTTTACATATAGAGCAAAAGCATCGGCAACTAGGGGGTTAATACTTTTACAGATTTCTTGACGGCCCTTTAAGTCATTTGGGGTTGCTAACTTTGTAGGTATTGTCTTTTTACTCATTTTGACTCCTTAACATAATACTTTGGATCATTAGCACGTCCATCAATATGATAGAAGAAGCATCCGTCTTCTAAGTCACCATATAAATAAGTACCAAATTTTAAATGGATCGCATTTATTTCACTTGAAGTTTTATTTAACAGAGCTTTTTTAAAATTCTTGTGAACATGATCTTCCATATAGTTGTTTTTACACATCGGCATAATAAAAAACTTATAATAATCTACATGCGCTATATGAGCATGATCAGACCACCCATAAGCTCTTGTTAAAGGAATTAAGCTGTTTCCTTCAACATAATTGTCTGCAGGGCCAAAGCAAGAGCTTTGTATATCTCCTGTAAGAGAAGAGTTGAACCTACCACTGAAATGAATCCACTTGATGTTTTTATTAGCAAGCATAGAGCTTAAACAAGCATTTAGGTTAAATTTTTTTGTAAAACACATATCGTGTTGATGAATGAAAACAAAAGGAGTTGTTACTTGTTTTAAAGCTAGGCGAATGGTTCCAGAGAGTTGGACCCATTCTTCACAAAAGACAAGCTCTGTATTGGCAAAGATCGGGTTGGTTTTCTGAAGAATTTGAATTTTTTGTTTATATAAATCATAATTAGAGCCCCGGTCTTTAAACCCAGGGGCTACTCCATCAAAAACAATGATTTTTTTACTCTTGGCTAGGGTAGGGTTTATGAATAAACTTGCCTGGGCAAGGTAGAGATGTTCATCAGAGGGGACCGTGCAAATAGGATGAGTACTTGTAATGACTGTAATAAGTTCTGCGGCTTTATTATCATCCATGAATATCTCTACCGGTACTTTTATTATTCCATATCTAAAATGCATTAAAGAATCAATATTCTAGTCCAAGATGGACAAAATAATAATTAGTTGGTATAAAATAGCTATTATGCATAAGGAAACAACTTCATTATGTCCTTCTATTAAAATGATCCTATTTGATCATGATGATACGTTAGTTGGTGCTCTCAAAGCAAAATGGGCGCAACACAAATACATTGCGCGAACATTTTATGGTAAAACGCTTAAAAATGATGAACTGCGGCTTCATTGGGGAAAGCCTTTGACCTTATTACTTAAGTTGCTATATGAAACAGACCACTTAGATATAGCTATGTCTTATAATATAGCTACACGAAGCAAATTTCCTAAAATTCTATTTAAAGATACAATAAGCACTTTGAACACTCTACATAATTTAGGGAAAAAATTAGGACTTGTAACAGCTATCACTCGCTCTAGCCTAGAACATGACTTGAAAACTTTAAAAATTCCTAATGAGTTATTTGATTATATACAAACAGAAGATGATACAATAGTTCACAAGCCCAACCCTCAGGTATTTAATCCAGCTTTAACTTGGATGGTTAAGCAGGATATTCAACCTCATGAAGTACTTTATGTGGGAGATCACCTTAATGATATGATTGCAGCAAAAGGAGCGGGAATTGGATTTATTGGTATTGGAACAGGATTGACTTCTATCGAAGAATTTAAAAAATATCAAGTTGAGGGAATTAATCAGCTTTCTGATTTAATCGACTAGGGCTCAGAGTAATCATACATGTTATTCGCTCTCATAAACAGGGTGAATTTGAAATCCGGCTTGTTTTACAGCAAAGATCAGTTGTACAATAGGTTCCCACATCGCTTGTTTATCAATATGTAAGAGCACTTGCGTTTTTAATGTATCTTTAGGTAAAAGGCCAAGTTCTTGTTGTTTTTTAAGCTCTAATTGTACATCTAGCGGACAAGAAATCAAGTATTCATTAAATTCTGTAATCCATTTGTACTCTCCCTTATTATTTATGCTCAAATGCACGGTATAGCGGTCTTGAGGAATAGAGACATCTGTTTTTGTTTGAACCTTGACCAAACTGATCTCACGGTCAAAAAGGCTGGCTCGAGTAACTGCAATCACTGCAAAAACTGCCACAATTAAAAAGAGAAAATCAATCATAGGAGCTAAGTTAAGATGATTGTATCTTTTAAGTTCTTCTTCAGGGATTAGGCTCATATATTTGTACTCTTGTTTTGAGCATCAATAAGAGAGGCTATTTGGTGCGTTTCACTCTCTACTAATACTAATGTTTTTACCAGTCTATATTTAGCGGAAGAATGCAAAATTAGCGCAAGGATTGCTACTATCAATCCAACAACTGTGGTTCCTACAGAAACGCCGAGTCCATCAAATAGCATAGAAACGCTTTCTATAGAGCGGTTGACATCATAAAAAGCATAAAACATACCAAAAACAGTCCCTAACAAACCAAGCATGGGGGCAATAATAGCAATGTCATTAAGCAAGTTAATTCTTTGCCAAAATGTTGCGGTAACTCTTTTGCCTTCAGCTTTCATGATTTCAACCATCACTGGAAACCCGTAGCGCCTGGAATGAATGCCTGTTGCTACTAAATGACAAAACAATGTTTTTTCTTGTTTACATACTCCTAGCGCTTCATCAAAATTATGGTGAGTTACTTGAGAGCGAAGTGTGTCGACTAAAGATTTAGACACTTTTGTACTATTGCGTAATGAAGATAGGCAGTAGAACCATAAACAAAGAGCAAACGTGGACATTCCAAATAAAAGCATATAAATAAGAGGGGCTCCAGAAAATGCCTGTTTAAAATCAATCACCATCATCTTTGAAGGGAAATCAGAAATAGGCTCTTGAAGATGTCCAAATGAAGGCTCCTCTGAACTTGCTATAGATGAAGTATCCAAATGAGCATCTTCTTCTAAGGCAATTAGTTGTTCTTTAACACTATTTAATTCTTTATCGAGTAAAGAAAATTCCTGCTCAATTGTTACAAGATCCGAGGTGTCGACTTCTGCAGGGTCGGCATATAACGCGCTAAGCTGCATTAAGCCGACAACTAAAATAGATTTTAATTTCATTTTAGGATATCTCCTTTAAAATTCCAAAAACGCTATGCTTTTAACTTTGTTTTTTAGCTTATCAAGCTGGATTGGAATAGATCAAGAGAATTAAGAGAGATGTAGGCAACAAAATAACAATTAGTTATCATGTCTTAGTTACACATACAAATTTTTGCTTAACCTATGAAACCAAAAGACTTAAAATTTCCTTTTTCTTGGGATGAAAGAAGACCTCTAATTTTTGAAAATATTTTATTTGTGCCTCAATATTACATGAACCACAAAGAGTGGGGCTTTGTAAACTGGTACAATCCTCAAGTTTTTAAAGATCAATTGCCTATTCATATTGAATACTGCAGTGGAAATGGTTCATGGTTGATTGAAAAAGCTAAAAACCACCCAGAAGTCAACTGGATTGCTGTGGAAAAAAAATTTGAAAGAGTGCGTAAAATCTGGTCTAAAATGCGAAATTTAAACCTCACTAATATATTGATTGTTTGTGGTGAGGCTCTTACCTTTACAAAAAATTATGTAGCAGACGCAAGCTTTCAGAGAGTCTATATCAATTTCCCTGATCCTTGGCCTAAAGAAAAACATGCAAGAAACCGCCTATTGCAGGAGCCTTTTCTTATAGAGCTAAGCAAGAAAGCCAAGCCACAAGCAGAAACTATTGTTGCTACCGATCATCTAGATTATGTAAAGCAGATCGTATCTGCTGTGAGTTCAAGTGAGAAATGGGATTTTTCTTTGGAAAACCCTTTTTATATTAATCACTGGGAAAACTACGGCTCTTCTTATTTTGAACAGTTATGGAAAGCAAAAGGCAAACAAGTCTATTATTTACCTTTTTTAAATAAGAGTTAAGAATGCCGTTTTCTAAGGCAAAACAAATTATTTTACCAGCTGGGTTATCTGCCGATTTGGATTGGAAAGCACAGGAACTTCTAGCTTTTCAAGAATCTTCTGTTCTTTGGCATCTTGATTTTTCTTTTTCCAGTATGCACTTTTCTCCTCAGGATTTCTTGAAAAACCAATCGTACTTGATTGCAATAGAGCATTTTGGCCGGACAATTTGGAATGATTTTAAGAAAAACACGACTGGGGTGGTCCTTTACCAAGGCGCAACAGATTTTTCTAGAATTTTTCCAAAAGAGCTTTGGCTAGAGTCTTTTGTTAAATGGCTGGATCTGTTTATACAAAATGCTGCAGATAGACATGAGTTAAAAGGGGCTTCGTCTAGTTTTCTAGACCACTATTATGAGTTATATGCTGCTAAATTATTTGCAGAAGTTATGCAAAGACTACTTGTCTTTTTACCAGAGGAGTGTGCTGCACTCTTACTGATTGAAGCTAAAGAGCCTCTAGCCTTTTTGGCTCAAAAATTTTCTTTAGAGTGTTTTGAATCGTTTGTTCTATTAGATCTAAAGAAAAATCAGCTGCCTTTTTTAAATCAGAAAGCGCGTTTAGGAATTTGTTTGCCTCCTGACTCTCACTGTGATCAAGAAATGTTAGCTCAGATTAATGCTGTTTTAAATCATTTAAAACAGCAGCAGATAGATTTTAGATGTATTCCTGAATCTAAATTAAGCTATTTCTGGAATGGACTGGATACCATCTTAGTTTTTTCTAGAACATTATCGAATCAAGGAAAAAGGCAATTGCTAGGATTCTGTGCAACAGGTGGTAGAGTGGTTGTAGAAGGCGAGGGTCTATGTTTGCCTCAAGAAGTATCTATGCTCAATTTTTTACAAATCTTTTAGAGCTTTTAGTTTTCGAAATAGAGTTTGCTCTGGTTGAATATTTTGTAGAAAATATTTAAGAAAGCGCTCTTTTAAAGAATGGTAAGTAGGCTCATTTAAGCACTTTTTTTCTCCTTCTGGCAAGGCTAGTATGCTAATTGCTTCTGAGAGGCGGATTGAGTGCAGTGTATTTAGTTCTTGATTTTCAAAGCAAAGAGTGGTGTTTTCTAAATGGGTTTTTAATTCTACCAAAGATAAATAACGCTCTTCTACTTGAACCTTTTTAGAGATTTGGTATAGATCATATAGTCTAGCTACAACATGAAGATAGTCGTTGCTTATATTCACATCTTTTTTATTGCTTATTTCAAAAACATGTTCAGCACATGCCTTAATCTCTTGGTGAAGCAAATTATAATAAAGAAGAGGATGATTACCTTTTGATAATGCCATATAAATTCGCCTTTTGAATTTAGTATAGCTATTATAAAATTTAGTAATAGAAAATAATCGGAGCAAAGGGATTTGAACCCCTGACCCCCTGCTCCCAAAGCAGGTGCGCTAGCCAAACTGCGCTATGCTCCGATGAAACATAAGATATCCTAAACCATTCATTTTTTTCTTACAAGCGTTTATCAAGAGATCATATAAATAGAAAAAATATTCGCGCTGAAGGCCATAGGGAGCTTTAAGTCTTAAGAAAAAAAATGTTGCAACGATATTCTGAGAAAGGGATAAGAAGTGAAAAGTGTCTTCAAAAAGGCCTTTTTAAACGCGTTAAACAATTAACATACCAGGATTAAGGAAAAAAATATGACATTTCGTAGCTTAAAAATTCTATCTTGTGAGTATGCACTCCCTTTTTTTAAACAAGTGTATAAAAAAAAATCGGCTTCTGAAAAAAAAAGCCGCTTTTCATTTAAAAAAATAGATAAAAAACTTTACTATACTGTTATTTCTACAAAAACGAAAAGTACATTTTACTAGATACTAGCATAGATTGTATAGTCGCTGATTTAATGAATATCATTTAAGAGAGTAGAATATGACTTTTTTTCATCATTTACCATCAGTTGTTCAATTACATGATCTTGCTCAAGATTCAGTTGATTTAACAAAAGAAGGGATCTTAACCGCTAAACGCGTCGATAGTATGATGATAGAGGCATTAGGGCTTAAATTGTTTTATGCAACAGAAAAAGTAAGTGAAAAGGACATTTCTGTTTTGTGCCAATTAGCTGAAGAGACACAGGCTGTTAAAAAAATGACAGATATGCAAAATGGACAGATTGTTAATTTTATTAAAGGATTTTCTAGTGAAAATAGGCCTGCAATGCATACTGCAGTACGAGATTTTTTTGAGCAGTGTAATACTTCTTCAGAAGCAAAACAGGCTACAGAGTTGGGGTATAAGGAATTAGAAAAACTCCGTTCTTTTTTAGATGAGATGGAAAAAAAATCTCAAATAACAACAGTTATTCAAATTGGGATTGGTGGCTCAGATCTAGGACCTGAAGCCATTTATTTAGCTTTAGAAGCTTTTCACAAGCTAGATCATAAAGTACATTTCTTATCTAATATTGATCCAGATGAAGGTGCTCGTATTTTTCAACAAGTTGATTTAGAAAAAACTCTTGTTGTCGTTGTTTCCAAATCAGGAACTACTTTAGAAACTATGACAAATGAACGATTTGCAAGAGAGAAGTTTAAGCAAGCAGGGCTCACTACAAAGCATCATTTTGTAGCTGTAACGGGTAAAGGGAGTCCAATGGATAACAAAGAACAGTATATGGACTGTTTTTATATCTGGGATTATATTGGTGGCCGTTATTCTGTTACTTCTATGGTAGGTGCTTTTGTTTTAGCATTCGCTCTAGGAATGGATCGTTTTTTAGACTTCTTAAAAGGAGCGAATGCTATGGATAAAGTAGCACTTCGTTCTGACCCTTATGCAAATTTGCCTCTAATGTCCGCCTTATTGGGAATATGGAACCGTAATTTCTTAAGATTTCCTACTGTTGCAGTAATTCCCTATTCACAAGCCTTATCACGTTTTCCAGCTCATCTGCAGCAGCTAGATATGGAATCCAATGGAAAAAGTATTGATAAAGAAGGGCATTTTATTGAACATGATACAGGCCCTATTATTTGGGGAGAACCTGGTACAAATAGCCAGCATTCTTTCTTCCAATCTATTCATCAAGGCACAACGATTGTTCCTATTGAATTTATTGGATTTAAAGAGAGCCAATATAAAGAAGATGTTTTCTATCAACAAACCACCTCTCAAGAAAAGCTATTAGCAAATTTATTTGCTCAATCAATAGCGCTTGCAGTTGGACAAAAAAGCGATAACCCCAACACCTTTTTTTCTGGAAATCGCCCTAATCGTATTTTATTAGCTGATAAATTAGACCCTTTTACCATGGGAGCTATTTTAGCTTTTTATGAACATAAGGTTGTTTTTCAGGGTTTCATTTGGAATATCAACTCTTTTGATCAAGAAGGTGTACAACTGGGCAAGAATCTAGCCTCAAAAATGCTCGAGCAATTTTCCCTTCAAAGACAGGGTAGATCTATGGATGCCAAAGGATTTCCTTTAGGAGTTGCTTATCTAGAGCATTTATCTTTTGGATCTTAAAACCTCTTGAGAATATGCTGGTTCGTAATTTTGCAAATAACCAGCTATCAAATTAGAGAATTTTGTGCACAAACTCAAAG
This window of the Candidatus Rhabdochlamydia sp. T3358 genome carries:
- a CDS encoding glucose-6-phosphate isomerase, with the translated sequence MTFFHHLPSVVQLHDLAQDSVDLTKEGILTAKRVDSMMIEALGLKLFYATEKVSEKDISVLCQLAEETQAVKKMTDMQNGQIVNFIKGFSSENRPAMHTAVRDFFEQCNTSSEAKQATELGYKELEKLRSFLDEMEKKSQITTVIQIGIGGSDLGPEAIYLALEAFHKLDHKVHFLSNIDPDEGARIFQQVDLEKTLVVVVSKSGTTLETMTNERFAREKFKQAGLTTKHHFVAVTGKGSPMDNKEQYMDCFYIWDYIGGRYSVTSMVGAFVLAFALGMDRFLDFLKGANAMDKVALRSDPYANLPLMSALLGIWNRNFLRFPTVAVIPYSQALSRFPAHLQQLDMESNGKSIDKEGHFIEHDTGPIIWGEPGTNSQHSFFQSIHQGTTIVPIEFIGFKESQYKEDVFYQQTTSQEKLLANLFAQSIALAVGQKSDNPNTFFSGNRPNRILLADKLDPFTMGAILAFYEHKVVFQGFIWNINSFDQEGVQLGKNLASKMLEQFSLQRQGRSMDAKGFPLGVAYLEHLSFGS
- a CDS encoding HAD-IA family hydrolase; this encodes MDKIIISWYKIAIMHKETTSLCPSIKMILFDHDDTLVGALKAKWAQHKYIARTFYGKTLKNDELRLHWGKPLTLLLKLLYETDHLDIAMSYNIATRSKFPKILFKDTISTLNTLHNLGKKLGLVTAITRSSLEHDLKTLKIPNELFDYIQTEDDTIVHKPNPQVFNPALTWMVKQDIQPHEVLYVGDHLNDMIAAKGAGIGFIGIGTGLTSIEEFKKYQVEGINQLSDLID
- a CDS encoding biopolymer transporter ExbD; the protein is MSLIPEEELKRYNHLNLAPMIDFLFLIVAVFAVIAVTRASLFDREISLVKVQTKTDVSIPQDRYTVHLSINNKGEYKWITEFNEYLISCPLDVQLELKKQQELGLLPKDTLKTQVLLHIDKQAMWEPIVQLIFAVKQAGFQIHPVYESE
- a CDS encoding tRNA (guanine(46)-N(7))-methyltransferase TrmB; translation: MKPKDLKFPFSWDERRPLIFENILFVPQYYMNHKEWGFVNWYNPQVFKDQLPIHIEYCSGNGSWLIEKAKNHPEVNWIAVEKKFERVRKIWSKMRNLNLTNILIVCGEALTFTKNYVADASFQRVYINFPDPWPKEKHARNRLLQEPFLIELSKKAKPQAETIVATDHLDYVKQIVSAVSSSEKWDFSLENPFYINHWENYGSSYFEQLWKAKGKQVYYLPFLNKS
- a CDS encoding DNA starvation/stationary phase protection protein → MSKKTIPTKLATPNDLKGRQEICKSINPLVADAFALYVKTKSFHWHMSGNHFRDYHLLLDEQAEQIFAMIDVLAERVRKLGGTTICSINHISRLQNIKDDEIILEPKKMIQHLMHDNKNYAAYMRSTHQICADHEDVATASILEVFIDEAERRTWFLFEIQA
- the cyoE gene encoding heme o synthase, with product MIKTYFMLTKPGIIFGNAITAAGGFILASKAQIDPWLFLATLMGLSLLIASACVFNNYIDRNIDKMMQRTKNRALVRGTISLKKAIIFAIFLGLFGVLLLMLYTNLLTAIIALTGFFIYVILYSLSKYRSSYATVIGSISGGIPPVVGYCAVINRLDMGAFLLFMIVALWQMPHFFAIAMYRIDDYIAASIPVLPVKKGIYTTKVHMLLYIIAFLIPVCMLTILGYTGYAYLIVIGLLGLSWLLLCIKGFKDTNDRLFGRQMFRFSLVVIMMLCIMISISIA
- the cyoD gene encoding cytochrome o ubiquinol oxidase subunit IV → MNQETGAFKAYLTGFLLSILLTLAAYFMVVEQVFNSRVLVFTIIGLGIIQMFIQLLFFLHLGQEPKPYWNCQLFIFMLTILIILVIGSLWIMENLRYNVMPNM
- a CDS encoding MotA/TolQ/ExbB proton channel family protein; the encoded protein is MKLKSILVVGLMQLSALYADPAEVDTSDLVTIEQEFSLLDKELNSVKEQLIALEEDAHLDTSSIASSEEPSFGHLQEPISDFPSKMMVIDFKQAFSGAPLIYMLLFGMSTFALCLWFYCLSSLRNSTKVSKSLVDTLRSQVTHHNFDEALGVCKQEKTLFCHLVATGIHSRRYGFPVMVEIMKAEGKRVTATFWQRINLLNDIAIIAPMLGLLGTVFGMFYAFYDVNRSIESVSMLFDGLGVSVGTTVVGLIVAILALILHSSAKYRLVKTLVLVESETHQIASLIDAQNKSTNI